One Helicobacter suis HS1 genomic window, ACTCCCCCAACCCAAGCGTTCTGAGTTGAAACCTAAATTAATCAAGCAGGGGACTTTTATTTTAGGTGTAATGAGCCAACCGCTTTTAGCGTGGTATCCTTCATGGATTAGTGGCACACACACACTCAACACAACAAATATTAAGCAGTATATGCAAAATAACCATAGAAGCCAAAATTTGTTATGGACTGGTGGCTCTAATGTCTTTTATGAAGCTAGTAATGGAAGTTATTTTTGTACTAACTGGAATTGTAACGGCTCGGTTACATTAATTGGTAATGGCTCTACCGCTTACACGCTTAGCAATCTCAATTACGAGGGCGGTAGCCTTAATTTACAAATTAATGGCAATGGTACACAAGGCACGCTTAATATTAGCAATGTCAACATGGATAGCTATAAAGGAAGGCAATTTACAGATACATGGAATGCCCAAAGTGTTAGTATCAGCGGAAATCTACAAGTAGGGCAAAATCATATCACTATCAACGCAAACCACGGCACTACAGCGAACAACGCTACCATTAACGCGGATCAAGGCAACGGGATTTTAAATATCAATGATAAAACAAGCGAGAGTTTCACAAACACCACCTTTAAAGGTACGGGGCAGATCAATTTACAGAGCAACAACATCACCTTTAAGAATGTTACTTTTAATGATAGCAACACTGGTTCACATGTTACGGACAACGGCACTCTTACCCTTGAGGGCACTGAGACCTTTGCACAAAACTCGCCCCTTATCAATCTAGGCGCCAATGTTACTATCCAAGCCAACACCATTTTTAACATTACAGAAGATCTTACAAAGACCACCAACGGAGCCTATAATCTTGATACCCTTGTAAGTACAAGTGGTAATAAAAGTATCAACGATAGTAGCTATGCAAGCCATTTGTGGGATCTTATCCGCTATCAAGGCCAAACAGGTAGCCTTTTTAACGGGCAACTCAGTAATGGCACTACTTTAAGTAATCCTAGCTCTGGCAATGGGATTTACTATGTGAAATATACTTTTGGCAATGGTGATTGGGATATTCTTAAAGAAGATTTTGAAAATAACTCTCTATCGGCGCAACTTGAGGCTTACGCTAAAAATCAGGGTGATATTTGGAGTACAATCCACAACATTAATTCTACTTGGAATTTTAATGTCGGAGAGGGTAGTGCCTATATCAACCCCGGGAATGGAACAGATCAAGCTTGGGCACAAAGAGATAAAAATTTTAAAGTTACTTTAGATAATGGGAGTGGTGGGACGCTTATTCTTGGTAATAGCACAGAAACCCCCAGTTCAAGCGGTAAAATTCTCTTTGGAGGCACAGGGGGTAATCCTTTTGCTTTAAATGGCAATTACGGCGGAGATCTTGGCTATATGACAGGGGAATTTGACGCGGGTAAAATTTATCTTACCGGTACCATAGAAAGCGGAAACTCTTTTCACGATGGTAACGGCACTAACATTAGCTACAACGCTATTACAAACATTACAGCTAATGGTTTGCACTATCTCAACGATAACGCCGGAGTATGGCATAGCAACGCTAATTTTAGAGCTACCAATGGCAGTATCAACATCTCAAACTCCCAATTCCAAGATCAAAGTAGCGGGCAATTTACCTTTAACTCTCAAAATCAAACTTTTAGTAGCACAACTTTTACTGGCAATAGTCATACGATCACTCTACACGCTACCAACAACCTAACCCTCACCAACACAAGCTTTAATGATTCAAATGCTAGCTTGACACTAGAGGCAGATAAGGGTAGTTTACAAGATACCGATAACCAAACTAGCCAAATCACAGCTAAAAACCTCCAAGTAATTGCTAATCAAGCTAGTTTTAGTAACACGATCTTTAATGCACAAAACAGCTCTTTTAAAACTAACCAATTGACCCTGACAAATGATACATTTAATAATGGTAGCTATAGCTTTGCACCTGAAAACAACGGCAACCACACAACTACATTTAGCGGTACCACCACGATTAATACTAGCAGTAGTCCTTTTGCTAATTTAGGTGGGGCGATCAAGTTTAATAGTGGCGCTACCTTTAACCTGAATAATATTTTAAGTTCTTTGCAAATTGGTACAACTTACAGCATCTTAGGCGGAAGTGGGGCCAACATTAATTATAGTAGTGATACGCAGTATGCCAACAATCTTTGGAATTTAATCCGTATTAGCGGGGCTAGTATCAGCTCAGAAACAGAAATGAGTGATAGCAACGGCACGCAGGTTTGGGATGTGGTCTTTGGTATAAATGGCATGCCCATTAAGATACAAGAAACCTTTGCTAGTAGTGGACTTAGCTTAAAAGTTATTAGCCAAGCTAAAGATATTTGGTCAGATGTGTATAACATGACTACTAATTGTTCATACAATGCCTTAGCCAGCCCACCGGGCTGTTATGGTTATCAAAATGGTACATACAACATATGGAAGCACTTTAATAAGTACGGCTTTGAAGCTTACAATGAAAGTGTAGGCGCAGACGGGATTGCCTATATCAACCCTTTAAACTCACAAAGCCACGATGGCTATAACGCCTCCACCCACACACTCCAAACTTATACAAAACTTGGCAATGGCGGTACTTATAATGTTGGAGAAAAAAAAAATAGCCAATGGGTTAACGATGGCACTTTAATTTTAGGTAACAATACCCTAAAAGCCGCTACAGGGGGTAAAATAGAATTTGGCGCAGTGGGCTCAGTAGGCTATATCACCGATGTTTTTAATGCCGGTAATATTTTTCTAACTAATACTATAGAAGTTGGAGATAGCTCGCTAAGCGGGGCAGGGGCGACTCTAACTTTTAATGCTAATAACAATATTACCGCCGATGGCCTCACCTACCACCAAGATGCTACCGCTATCCCTCCCTTTGGTTCTACTATCAGCCAGCATAGCCACGGTAACTTCATCGCACAACAAAGCTTTAGCGCGCTCAATTCCTCTTTTGAAGATGATACTAGCGGTAGTTTAGACTTTACCGGTAAAAACAGCATTAAGTTTACAAGCAGCACCGTTATAGGTAGTAAAAGTAGTATTACCCTTAACTCCGCAAATACCACCCTAAACAACTCTGCCTTTTTTGTGGGCAATGGTACGACTCTTATTTTTGGTAATGTGATCACAACTAATAGTCATAGTAGCTATTCATCTAGCACAAACACCATTAATAACTCTACAATCAACCTCAACCAAAACTCTATCTTGTATTTGCATGGCAGTACCACCCTAGATAACACCACTTCCTTTTTAAACTTAGGTAGTCAAGCAACTTTTTATGATTCAGCTAGCCTAAGTGGTAGCACTACAATTAATCTTGATCACAATAGCAAGATTATAATGAATAGCACCACGACGCTAAATGATAACGCTAATTTTAATTTAATTAACTCCGCTCAAGCTAACTTTCAAGGCAATAGTACTTTTAATAATAGCTCTGGGATCACTCTTGCTAGTGGTGCTAAGGCTATGTTTACACACACTACAACAAGCACCCAAGATATTACAACTTTTAATAATAACTCGTTTTTAAATGTAAACGGGAGTTTTACAGATTTTATACCAAATACAAGTAGCGGGAGCATTAGCGGGGGGGGATCAAGTAGTAATCAAAACTATAGCGCGCAGTTTAATAATCTAGTGTTTAACAACTATGCCTCCATGCTCTTAAATAGCGCAGATATTCAAAGTAGCCAAACCACCTTTGCTAATTCTGTGAATATCAATATGCAAAATAGCCTTTTTAATGCGGGTACGCTTAATTTAAATGGCGGTAATTTTTACATGCAAAATAGCCAGATTAAAGCGGGAGCTGTAAATGTAGGATCTTCTGATTCTGTTAATATCAATTCTGGGGTCAATTCTCTTAATCGCTCGCTTATTACTAGCTCAAGCTTTAATTTAAACGGTACTTTAAATTTAGATGGTCTTTTACTTGAACCCACAACTAGTACAGGTGCAAGCTCAAGCGCAGCTAACAGCCAACCTCTTATTTCTGTTTCTAATAATAGCTCTAGTAGCACGGGAGGGGGGACATTTGATTTAAGTGGTATTCTTAATATCTCTAATATTGATCTCTCCGCGCCCTTTTCTAGCCAAACTAATAATACAAGTTCCTCCGCCACTTATAATATTGTAAATGCTAGTAAGATTACAGGTATGAGTGGGGCTAATGGCTATCAAAAAATTGAGTACTACGGCATTAAAATTAATAACGCTACCTATTCTGATTCAAATAAAACCCAAAGCTGGAGTTTTACAAACCCTTTAAATGGCGCACAAACTATTACTGAAAAAATACAAAATGGTAAACTCACTATCACCATTAGTAATAGCAATCATTTTGTAGCTACAGATTACCACAACATCGCCCCCGAACTCTTTTTTTACAAACAATCCGCACAAAACTTGCCTAGTACAAACTCAGCAAGTGCAGATATAAGCAGTTATGATTATTCCAGCGATGAAAGCGGGACTTTCTTTTTAGACGGTAATTTAAAAGGGGTGTATGATCCAAAGGCTAATACTTCAAGTAGTAAAACTTCCTCAACACCGGTTATTCCGGGCACTTATAATGCTCAAGGCCAGCCCTTACAAGGTCTTTATATTTCTAATAACGGCCTGTTTAATGAAA contains:
- a CDS encoding vacuolating cytotoxin domain-containing protein codes for the protein MKKFSSLTLKFGHALARRIKANQARRAGTYVFKKQLPQPKRSELKPKLIKQGTFILGVMSQPLLAWYPSWISGTHTLNTTNIKQYMQNNHRSQNLLWTGGSNVFYEASNGSYFCTNWNCNGSVTLIGNGSTAYTLSNLNYEGGSLNLQINGNGTQGTLNISNVNMDSYKGRQFTDTWNAQSVSISGNLQVGQNHITINANHGTTANNATINADQGNGILNINDKTSESFTNTTFKGTGQINLQSNNITFKNVTFNDSNTGSHVTDNGTLTLEGTETFAQNSPLINLGANVTIQANTIFNITEDLTKTTNGAYNLDTLVSTSGNKSINDSSYASHLWDLIRYQGQTGSLFNGQLSNGTTLSNPSSGNGIYYVKYTFGNGDWDILKEDFENNSLSAQLEAYAKNQGDIWSTIHNINSTWNFNVGEGSAYINPGNGTDQAWAQRDKNFKVTLDNGSGGTLILGNSTETPSSSGKILFGGTGGNPFALNGNYGGDLGYMTGEFDAGKIYLTGTIESGNSFHDGNGTNISYNAITNITANGLHYLNDNAGVWHSNANFRATNGSINISNSQFQDQSSGQFTFNSQNQTFSSTTFTGNSHTITLHATNNLTLTNTSFNDSNASLTLEADKGSLQDTDNQTSQITAKNLQVIANQASFSNTIFNAQNSSFKTNQLTLTNDTFNNGSYSFAPENNGNHTTTFSGTTTINTSSSPFANLGGAIKFNSGATFNLNNILSSLQIGTTYSILGGSGANINYSSDTQYANNLWNLIRISGASISSETEMSDSNGTQVWDVVFGINGMPIKIQETFASSGLSLKVISQAKDIWSDVYNMTTNCSYNALASPPGCYGYQNGTYNIWKHFNKYGFEAYNESVGADGIAYINPLNSQSHDGYNASTHTLQTYTKLGNGGTYNVGEKKNSQWVNDGTLILGNNTLKAATGGKIEFGAVGSVGYITDVFNAGNIFLTNTIEVGDSSLSGAGATLTFNANNNITADGLTYHQDATAIPPFGSTISQHSHGNFIAQQSFSALNSSFEDDTSGSLDFTGKNSIKFTSSTVIGSKSSITLNSANTTLNNSAFFVGNGTTLIFGNVITTNSHSSYSSSTNTINNSTINLNQNSILYLHGSTTLDNTTSFLNLGSQATFYDSASLSGSTTINLDHNSKIIMNSTTTLNDNANFNLINSAQANFQGNSTFNNSSGITLASGAKAMFTHTTTSTQDITTFNNNSFLNVNGSFTDFIPNTSSGSISGGGSSSNQNYSAQFNNLVFNNYASMLLNSADIQSSQTTFANSVNINMQNSLFNAGTLNLNGGNFYMQNSQIKAGAVNVGSSDSVNINSGVNSLNRSLITSSSFNLNGTLNLDGLLLEPTTSTGASSSAANSQPLISVSNNSSSSTGGGTFDLSGILNISNIDLSAPFSSQTNNTSSSATYNIVNASKITGMSGANGYQKIEYYGIKINNATYSDSNKTQSWSFTNPLNGAQTITEKIQNGKLTITISNSNHFVATDYHNIAPELFFYKQSAQNLPSTNSASADISSYDYSSDESGTFFLDGNLKGVYDPKANTSSSKTSSTPVIPGTYNAQGQPLQGLYISNNGLFNETTLNNLVGIVQSIWPHLKTLLPQILQDLSDPSNIIQDLENSGIKLTSQQSKELLSFIDGLSSNINQTFNNGTLVVGSPQAGQTGSSSVVWFGGNGYTTACTAAQTKKGCQDLRGTYLGELLGSTSAALGYIEANFKAKDIYITGTVGSGDAWGIGGSADVTFNSATNLTLNQATIDAEGTDQIFNMLGEGGIQKILGQKGLAQMLGNYIYDLANGSSINLNPTSSIPSSIKPLAKDLGGQIGKIKLSDVLNASDVSALLNMPGMDNVIKNILSTKTVSSVLGGGGLISSLDQAEQNKIYNAIDKELHFSGGKAIASIANGVYGKHTLLSLINSLSPMTGKDVDNILNMPNTSSGQSQVKNFLNKTTFGQIFEELLSNQNLLNKTIAWLGPQILDEMLKTAIDDLLNPTNQLTAAEKNILDNILNNVFSSEKKAVQQMENSNPDVKHVIDGLMQAKGLGEVYSKGLQSILSNKLQGQLKSMGLGSLLAPKALGNFWQKGYFNFLANDDILVNNSTFSNASGGTLSFIAGKSIIFAGQNTINFSNNQGTLEFLSNDVSNIDLTTLNATDGLTIDAPFNNLYVQKGNITLASYEGLTVRANNFDFLGTVQADGAVDLSGVTGLAVLGTLNLTEDSTLKANNLTTISAFNNQSQNLLNISGNFNSYGTFSTQGAGVNIGGGFNSTGALTFNVAGATIKTTGPSSDNSTSSSSASTSSSNANSSGGSSSSPSTSTPSTNSSASTSSKTATALTLASITVSTSSTTSSTASSSTSTSSSNTSSSSDNSPSSNSGSNVNPVSPTPSTQIPLIQVGGLVNLNLGGSAIISFNTEAQTNNAGSSAGSSSTSTPQTTTSSSTSSTQTASTAQSTTLSLSSNTSLATTSQTPTTSSGASPDSSNPTASPITPSNGAYTLIQTNSWIHYNPTSFNPNNWRQYLELYTSLKINGTAFQLNAQGTGLTYNGQAVNISQRGLLVNYQGTNGQEVSASIDYNKMQIGIGQSLHVIAPTITQYITQIQGQSVVNALENAGGPGVMNWFGKLLIETKNTPLFAPYYLEQHSLSDLLKIVKDIQNATDWMGASGLKATSSKLLQISVHTKQMSRLAKLSNFASNDALPDFHDFLVSLKGKKFASAVPNAMDIITAYSQRDKLKNNLWVTGVGGASFVAGGTGTLYGLNVGYDRFIKGVIVGGYMAYGYSGFYGNINSANSNNVNVGFYSRAFIKGRNEITGSINETYGYNKTYIDATNPILTPLNQQYHYGTWTTNVGANYGYDFFFKNKHVILKPQIGLTYYYIGLSGLQGKMNDPIYNEFRANADPAHKSILTINLALESRHYFRKNSYYYVIAGLGRDLFVHSMGDKMVRFIGNDMLSYRYGGMYNTFASLTTGGEVRLFRSFYVNAGIGARFGLDYQDINITGNVGMRYAF